From Manihot esculenta cultivar AM560-2 chromosome 18, M.esculenta_v8, whole genome shotgun sequence:
ttccgACAAGAGCAGGTGTTACTAgcttttaatttcttttgatCTTCTTATACGATAAAGGATCAAGTAAACAAATTAAAGATATCATTTCTTTTTCACCAAAGATACAGtgatcaaataattaattagaaaatatctGCTGAAATACTTTACTTTGATAAATAatatatcattttctttttatttatttcatcattTTCTTGATTACACATATAAATGAAAACGTCACACAAACTTCCAGAGTGCAAATCCGAGTAGACTGCACACCAGTGACAATGGCAATTAACATATAATCACAGGAATTATTACAACAAAAGACAACCTATGCAGGTTCTACAAcgactgatttatttatttgcacGAATGCAAAGTTGGCTAACCCTTGATACGGCCCCTAGATACGGGAGTGACTGTAGCCATATTGCTCATTATTCAAAACAACAGGGCTGCAGCCGAGGTGATACGACAACTTTCAAGGGGGTCGTTTTCATATTTGTTAGTCCAATGCCAGGAGTCATATCAACAGCTGCATCTTCGGGAGTGGAAATTTCAAAAGCTTGCAGCAAAGTGGCTAATGTCAAATGCACTATGTGGAGCGCATAAGATGCTGcagggcatgctcttctgccaCCTCCAAATGGAAGCAACTCAAAGTTTTGGCTCCTGACATCAACGTTCTTACGGGTTGTGAGAAACCTTTCTGGCTTGAACTCCATTGGGTCTGGCCACACACGAGGGTCCCTTTGTATCTTCCAAACATTAACCATTAGCCAAGTGTTTTTTGGGACATAATAGCCACCTATGGTGCAGTCCCGAGTGAACTGACGAGGCCCAGGGATAAATGCTGGTGGGTAGAGACGTAGCGTTTCTTTAACTATGGCTTGGAGATAAACAAGTTTGCTGATGTCTTTTTCATTCACTAATCGTTCCTTGCCAACAACTTTGTCGAGTTCTTCTTGTGCACTTCTCAATGCATGTCGATTGTTCAGCAGTAGTGCAAGTGCCCACGTCATTGCAACTGTAACTGTCTCATTCCCAGCAATCATACTCTGCAAACAATTTTAGTCCATCAATTTCATAACAATCAAAATCAACCCTATAAGTCAATTACTCTCATTCAATTTGTTGGAATAATTTTCTCGAGaagaacttttattttttatattttatattcataGGAGAATAATCAGAAGTTAACATTCTCaccaaaaataatttaatatatctgTTGTATGTAGATATCTACAGAGATCCATCATCATCAATGATTGtaataaaatcattatacaTAAAACAATTGAATAGTAAAATTTCTCCATTTTTACTCGTAATAAATTTTTtggatgataaaaaaaaaaaccattacTTTTTTTACTATAAAGCTTGAATTATATATACGTTACCAAGGATGTGGCTTTATTGATTGTATCAGCATCATAACCTTCAAGGCTTTTGTCATCAAGAATCGAAAGCATGACGTCCATGAAGTCTTGTTCTTCTTTAGATTCTTCACCCAAACACCTATTTCGCTTATGTTCTTCTAGCCATTTCTCCAAAACATCATCTATTTCTTTAGCAATTTTCTTCATTGCCTTCTCATGTCCACCCACATCCATCCATCCAAGAAATGGAACAGCGTCCCTCAAAACAAGCGTCCccagaaaataaaaaagtttcGTTATTCCATCCTGAAACTTTCGCCCTTCTTTCTCGTCACCAACAGCACCACCACCAAAATATTTCTTGCCTATAATCATCCTAAGAAGCACGTTCAAATTTAGGTCACTGAACCATTGCTTCATATCAACAACCTTTTTGTCCTGCCATGCTTTGTACAACTCTTTCATGGAACTCTCCACTTCCTGGATTCTAATATGCTTGAGAAGCTCAAGCCGGCGGTTAGAGAGAAGTTCAAAGATTGATATTTTACGAGTTTCAGACCAATATGGACCGCCGGGgttaaaaggaaagaaagcaTAGTTGTAGCCCATAAATTTTGCGGCTACCAATGCTGGACGGAAGGTTACAATCATGTCATTGATACCAGTGAATATTTCCTTAGCCACCTCTGAACTGCTCACTACGAGAACAGGGTGAGCCCCAACCCGTACAGTGAAGATGGGACCAT
This genomic window contains:
- the LOC110607010 gene encoding cytochrome P450 CYP82D47: MDYLSPFLNTSIVAWIFVSLFLPLYLLSLKKWKSRASKAILAPQPTGAWPLTGHFSLFSGSEPHVTLGTLADKYGPIFTVRVGAHPVLVVSSSEVAKEIFTGINDMIVTFRPALVAAKFMGYNYAFFPFNPGGPYWSETRKISIFELLSNRRLELLKHIRIQEVESSMKELYKAWQDKKVVDMKQWFSDLNLNVLLRMIIGKKYFGGGAVGDEKEGRKFQDGITKLFYFLGTLVLRDAVPFLGWMDVGGHEKAMKKIAKEIDDVLEKWLEEHKRNRCLGEESKEEQDFMDVMLSILDDKSLEGYDADTINKATSLSMIAGNETVTVAMTWALALLLNNRHALRSAQEELDKVVGKERLVNEKDISKLVYLQAIVKETLRLYPPAFIPGPRQFTRDCTIGGYYVPKNTWLMVNVWKIQRDPRVWPDPMEFKPERFLTTRKNVDVRSQNFELLPFGGGRRACPAASYALHIVHLTLATLLQAFEISTPEDAAVDMTPGIGLTNMKTTPLKVVVSPRLQPCCFE